One Calliopsis andreniformis isolate RMS-2024a chromosome 9, iyCalAndr_principal, whole genome shotgun sequence genomic window carries:
- the LOC143183722 gene encoding abscission/NoCut checkpoint regulator — MSCNICQTKFSFFTKEVACPGCGFAYCSKCLKYKCDIADKGVKKVCGRCYSKRNSTKKLSSNNSNNMSDEHEDSLAPVDITKKLDSLENPAKPPIVMYTHTNHWDKFKKGLEPADQEIVDRLRKLKEEEKVTALSVDEIRRRLALLKDEDPDVNNHKINVHHVDTRTDQQKTDDLIQEYLGQLELSSGNDPVSEIQSRLSSLQGTSHTSRKHSTEDVDDDEAHVTKKLIAKALAEASLEKKYEQDVDELEEMEVEAGRHTDDDEKPTCVMCDQTENLERCLGCHGDLYCPVCFEDNHDDFEMKKHKREPATKLRTY; from the exons atGTCCTGCAACATTTGTCAAAcgaaattctcatttttcactaAAGAA GTTGCTTGTCCTGGTTGCGGCTTTGCATACTGCTCTAAGTGCCTCAAATATAAATGTGATATTGCAGATAAAGGAGTAAAGAAAGTCTGTGGGCGTTGTTATAGTAAGCGTAACTCTACAAAAAAACTGAGCTCTAATAACAGTAACAATATGTCAGATGAGCACGAGGATTCTCTTGCTCCAGTTGATATCACAAAGAA ACTGGACTCTTTGGAAAATCCAGCGAAACCTCCTATTGTTATGTATACACACACAAACCATTGGGATAAGTTTAAGAAAGGCTTAGAACCTGCAGATCAGGAAATAGTTGATAGATTACGAAAATTAAAAGAAGAGGAAAAAGTTACAGCTCTGAGCGTGGATGAAATAAGAAGAAGATTAGCATTATTGAAAGATGAAGATCCAgatgttaataatcataaaataaat GTGCATCATGTAGATACTAGAACAGATCAACAGAAAACAGATGATTTAATACAAGAATATCTTGGACAACTTGAATTATCTTCAGGAAATGATCCTGTTAGCGAGATACAGTCAAGATTGAGTTCATTGCAGGGTACAAGTCACACGTCCAGAAAG CATTCAACAGAGGATGTTGATGATGATGAAGCGCATGTGACGAAAAAATTAATTGCAAAAGCTTTAGCTGAGGCCTCGTTAGAAAAGAAATACGAGCAAGATGTAGACGAATTAGAAGAAATGGAAGTTGAA GCAGGAAGACATACCGACGATGATGAGAAACCCACTTGCGTAATGTGCGATCAAACGGAAAACTTAGAACGATGTCTAGGCTGTCACGGTGATCTTTACTGCCCTGTATGTTTCGAGGATAACCATGACGATTTCGAAATGAAAAAGCACAAAAGGGAGCCAGCAACGAAACTAAGAACTTACTAA